The Deltaproteobacteria bacterium genome contains a region encoding:
- a CDS encoding deoxyguanosinetriphosphate triphosphohydrolase — MEVITASGGEIEAKRLAPYAMASKNSKGRKHKEDEHPFRTAFQRDRDRIIHCNAFRRLEYKTQVFIYHEGDHYRTRLTHTIEVSQIARTVARTLNLNEDLSEAIALAHDLGHPPFGHTGEDVLNRLMKGRGGFEHNLHSLRIAEHLERRYPGFRGLNLTWEVREGIVKHCSEHDRPDALKEYAPEKAPCLEAQIVDAADEIAYNNHDIDDGLSSDMLDAAQLKDVELWQENYERIKNKFHREGFKVHKSQTIIQIINQQVTDLITQILNEIEQRKIGSVEDVRVVGESIAIFSPDMNKKNTELKKFLKKNLYNHHRVIRMSDKAGRLLKALFKVYSDEPQLLPPHVYAAMEDTGKERLICDYIAGMTDRFALDEYKKLFDPYERV; from the coding sequence ATGGAAGTTATAACCGCCTCAGGTGGAGAAATAGAAGCAAAAAGGCTTGCACCTTATGCAATGGCCAGCAAAAATTCTAAAGGCCGCAAGCACAAGGAAGACGAGCACCCTTTCAGAACAGCATTTCAGAGAGACAGGGACAGGATTATCCACTGCAATGCATTTCGCAGGCTGGAATATAAAACCCAGGTCTTTATCTACCATGAAGGAGACCATTACAGAACCCGCCTGACGCACACAATAGAGGTGAGCCAGATAGCCCGAACCGTTGCAAGGACGTTAAATTTAAATGAAGACCTATCAGAGGCAATTGCGCTTGCCCATGACCTGGGCCATCCGCCGTTTGGGCACACAGGCGAGGATGTTTTAAACCGGCTTATGAAGGGCCGCGGCGGTTTTGAGCATAACCTGCATAGTTTAAGGATTGCAGAGCATCTTGAAAGAAGGTATCCCGGGTTCAGGGGTTTGAACCTGACATGGGAGGTAAGGGAAGGGATTGTAAAACACTGTTCTGAACATGACAGGCCGGATGCGCTGAAGGAATACGCGCCTGAAAAGGCCCCATGCCTTGAGGCGCAGATAGTTGATGCGGCGGATGAGATAGCATACAACAATCATGATATAGACGACGGCCTGTCTTCAGATATGCTTGATGCTGCGCAGCTCAAAGATGTAGAACTATGGCAGGAAAATTATGAGAGGATAAAAAATAAATTTCATAGAGAAGGATTTAAGGTTCACAAATCCCAGACAATAATCCAGATAATAAACCAGCAGGTTACTGATTTAATTACCCAGATATTAAATGAGATAGAACAAAGAAAGATAGGCTCTGTTGAAGATGTCAGGGTTGTCGGCGAATCAATTGCAATATTTTCCCCTGATATGAATAAAAAAAACACAGAGTTAAAGAAATTCCTCAAAAAGAATCTCTACAATCACCACAGGGTAATAAGAATGTCAGATAAGGCAGGCCGCCTGCTGAAGGCGCTCTTTAAGGTTTATTCGGATGAACCGCAGCTTCTGCCCCCGCATGTGTATGCTGCGATGGAGGACACCGGCAAGGAAAGGCTTATATGCGACTACATAGCCGGCATGACAGACAGGTTTGCGCTTGATGAATATAAAAAACTCTTTGATCCGTATGAGAGGGTATGA
- a CDS encoding Slp family lipoprotein, whose amino-acid sequence MKSKILSILLLAAHCLLTAFFIAGCSVISKDIRREADRTITLPMVQANPDAFKGKTVIWGGIIISSKNLADKTVIEALQTPLDISDRVTDKELSQGRFLAESSSYLDTFLYKEGKEIIVAGIIKGISLQKIGERDYAYPVLEPLQMRVFEPQPEIRYWPSPWWPYQLYNPYYPYYPFYPYYHYPYYDPYYPLR is encoded by the coding sequence GTGAAATCCAAGATTTTATCCATTCTTCTGCTTGCTGCTCACTGCTTACTGACTGCTTTCTTTATAGCAGGCTGCTCTGTCATATCCAAAGATATAAGGCGCGAAGCTGACCGAACAATAACCCTGCCTATGGTTCAGGCAAACCCTGATGCCTTCAAGGGTAAAACAGTCATCTGGGGCGGCATAATTATATCATCAAAAAATCTTGCAGATAAAACAGTTATTGAAGCGCTTCAAACCCCTTTAGATATAAGCGATAGGGTGACTGACAAAGAACTCTCCCAGGGTAGATTCCTTGCAGAGAGTTCATCATATCTGGACACATTTTTATATAAAGAAGGAAAAGAGATAATCGTTGCCGGCATAATCAAAGGTATAAGTTTACAGAAGATTGGGGAACGGGATTATGCCTATCCGGTTCTGGAACCATTGCAGATGCGCGTGTTTGAACCTCAACCAGAAATAAGATATTGGCCTTCACCATGGTGGCCTTATCAGCTATACAACCCATATTACCCCTATTACCCCTTCTATCCCTATTACCATTATCCATATTACGACCCTTATTATCCGCTAAGGTAG